Below is a genomic region from Microbacterium sp. KUDC0406.
GACATGCATCGCCGAGCGCAGCGGCCCGGTGCCGAGCACCTCTCCGAACGGCGAGATCCGACTGTAGAAGCCGTCGTCGTGGATCTGGAATGCACCCGAGCGCAGCACCACCTCGGCGCGCTCGCGCCGGGTCGCCAGCACGGCGGCCGCGCGGTCCGGGAAGGCGCTCCCCCGGCGCTCAGCACGGGGCGGAGGCCCGCCGCCTCGAGCTCCGGGTACTGCAGCAGGTCGTGCAGGGCGACGAGCGTGCCGAGATAGGCGTCCACCCGGGCGATCGACTCCTCGCCGCGTCCGGATCCGATCGCGCCCTCGTAGCCCGCGACACCGGCGAGCCGCAGCCCGTCCGTCGCCGCGATCGCGTCGGCGATCGCCTGTCCCTCCCCGACGGTGCGCGCACCGGTCCGACCACCGTGACCGCCGAGCTCGACGAGCACGTCCAGCGTCGCCCCCGAGCTGCGGAGGGCGCCGCCCAGCAGCTGCACCGTGTCGACGGAGTCCGCCCAGCACAGCACGCGCAGTCCGGCGTCGCGCGCCAGCGCGGCCCCGAGATCGGCCGCCGCCGCGGCATCCGTGACCGCGTTGGCGATGAGCACCCGCCGCACCCCGGCCTCGATGGCGACGCCCGCCTGCCACGGCGTGGCCACCGAGATTCCCCAGGCCCCGGCGTCCAGCAGCCGCTGCCAGAGCGCCGGCGCCATCGTCGTCTTGCCGTGCGGTGCGACCTGCACACCCTGCTCGCGCGGCCCATTCGAACATCGTGCGCTCGTTGTGGCTCAGCGCGTCGTGATGCAGGGTGAAAGCCGGTGTCGGCAGGTCGGAGAGATGCAGTCCGGCGCCGTCCAGCTCGGACAGCCGCAGGCCGTGCGCACGTGCCGGCAGGCCCTTCGTCCAGGCGCCGATGACCGGATCGGGGATAAGGAGAGGCATCTGACAAAGCTACGAGGGTGAACGCATGAGCCAGAAGACCCGCGTCGTCACCGACGCCGCCCCCGCACCCGCTCACACCTTCTCGCAGGGCGTGCGTCGCGGACCCCTCGTGCAGGTGTCAGGGCAGGGCCCCGTCGACCCGGTCACCGGTGAGTACCTGCACCCCGGCGACGTGGCCGCGCAGACCACGCGCGTGCTGGAGAATGTGAAGGCGATCGTCGAGGCCTCCGGAGCGACCTTCGACGACGTCGTGATGCTCCGCGTGTACCTCGCCAGCCGTGACGACTTCGGCACCATGAACGACGCCTACGGCGCTTTCGTCACAGCGAACACGCCGAGCGGCGTGCTGCCCTCGCGCACCACGGTCATCACCGGGCTCCCCCGCGAGGAGATGCTGGTCGAGATCGACGCTCTGGCCTTCATCGCCGACTGACCGGCGTCGCGTCCGGTTCTCGTTTCCCGCGCCTCCTGTGCTTGACTTGGCGCCGTTCGTTTTCGCGGGGAAGCGCCCCGCGAGGGAGGGAAACGTACAGATGAACCGCCGTATCGCCGCCATCACCATCGCCGCCGTCGCGATCCTGGGCCTCAGCGCCTGCTCCGGCCCCGCGTCCAGCGACTCGTCCGGTTCCGACACGTCGAATTCGGCGTCGAAGGATGCTCCGAAGACGTCCGAACAGTCGGTCGCGGACGCCTGCAAGGTCGCCGGAGAGAAGGTCTCCGCCGCCACCGGCGAACTGCAGAACATCGACATGTCGAAGGCCGCCAGTGACCCGCAGGGCACGATCGACGCGCTCAGCGCGCTCGTCGACGGTCTCGGCGAGGCGTCCGACACCGTGAGCAACGCCGACGTCAAGGCCGCTCTGACCGACTTCCACGACGACTACGCGAAGCTGCGCGACGTCTTCAAGAAGGTCGTCGTCGACGGCGACACCTCGGCCGCGTCCGACATCGGCACACTGACCTCCGACATGAACGACTCGGTGAAGGCGTTCACGAAGCTCTGCACGGCCTGAGCCGCCGGATCCCTCGAGGGCGGGCGTCGCACTGCGCGGCGCCCGCCCTCGACCGTTGCCCGCTCGTTATCAACCATCCTTTACCATGGAGTACGGAGGGTTCTTCGAAGACCGGGGTGAGTTCGTGACCGATCTCGTTTCTGCGCCGAACACAGGCGCGCAGGACGCGGTGACCGACGGCGCTGCGCCGACGGTGCCGCTGAGCGGTGCCCTGCCGCCGTCCGACGGCGGCCAGCCCCTGGCCTGGGCGCCCATGGAGCCCGCGCCGAAGAAGAAGCACCACGTCGGGCTGTGGATCGGCATCGGCGCCGGTGCGCTGCTGCTCGCCGCGGCCGGTGCGTCGACCATCCTCATCGCACCCGGCACCACCGTCGCCGGCATCCCGGTCGGCGGGATGACCGCGGGTATGGCGGCCGATGCGATCAGCACGCACCTCGCCGAGACCGAGATCGTGCTCGCCGGCGCCGGATCGGATGTCACGGTCAACGGCGCGTCCCTGGGCGTGACGGCCGATGCGAAGGCCCTCGCCGACGCGGCGTTCGCCGCGCACCCGATGTGGAACCTCGGCTCCTGGATGGGCGAGCCCCTGAAGGCCGACATCACCC
It encodes:
- a CDS encoding RidA family protein, whose protein sequence is MSQKTRVVTDAAPAPAHTFSQGVRRGPLVQVSGQGPVDPVTGEYLHPGDVAAQTTRVLENVKAIVEASGATFDDVVMLRVYLASRDDFGTMNDAYGAFVTANTPSGVLPSRTTVITGLPREEMLVEIDALAFIAD